The nucleotide window TACGTAAATACTTAagtagtgttttttttcttcctttgCAGATGAGGGCCATTGGGAAAGTGTCCTTTCAACTGAAGGCACTCAGTATATTCCCAAGTAACTGTAAATGTCAGATCCATGGACATAGGGTATCTCCTCCTCAAAACTTTACTGGCTATGAGAGTATCAAACAACAATACAGCCCCCAGATACCAGAGTACTTCAACTTTGCAGAAGATGTGCTTGATGTGTGGGCAGAGAAAGAAAAGGTAGAGTATACCTTGTTTATCTAACCTTCAACTTTCATttccagtgcttgacttggatgAAATAGGTTCCAGTACTCGTTTTTGGTGccagtactgtttatatttaggtgcaggagctccacaatacatTGAGCtagtattctataagaggaacaggagctcaagcagaaGAACATTTGAGCTGCCGGTACTCTACTCAGGTGAGCTCCtccccaagtcaagcactgtccGTTGCATATATTATCATGGGGGAATGAAAAAATGGTAACACTTGACTTGAACCCTCTGACTGTGACATAGTTGTTATAACTGTTATGTCAGTGTTATGACATCATCATTATGATGACCGCCTTTAGGTAGCAGGATAGTTGACATATCATTCATATTGGCAGAGGGATATGTTCTACGTTAAACTTTACGGTTTCAGAtaaactcaaatgtaaatgtgaaatcaCCATGGTTTATTtcagaaaggagagaaaggatcTAACCCTGCCTTCTGGTGGGTGAATGACAGAAAGCAGGAGGTGAGGTGGAGTTTTGAGGAGCTGGGCTTCCATTCCAGAAGACTGGCCAATGTTCTGTCAGGTGCCTGTGGTCTCAACCAGCAGGACCGGGTGTTTCTGGTACTACCCAGGGTTCCAGAGTGGTGGCTCGTCAATGTGGCCTGTCTCAGAACCGGTAAGCTAGAAAATATCTAATCCAGAAATCCAAGACTTCATAATAGATTGAATCAAAATTGCATTGtctagaccagtgatattgaaaCTTTTTCAGCGGGGACCACATTTTTTTCCCCAGAATTTCTGGGGACCCAATTTTTGTCACTAGAAAATCTGGTgattcacatttttatttggcatacCCCCGGCAGCTTTGCCTTTGGGAATAACTGCTCTAAGAGAACCAATACGTACATGTATTTACTTACTTagtacaattttatttgtcaaatgatATTTTTCAATAACATTTGTATTTTGTTCCCATAAAATAATCTGTCCTCTTCATTTTTGGATCCCCCCCAAAATCAAACCATTTTTTATTTGTCGACCCCACTGAAATCCCCCGTCGACCCTGACTTTGAATACCACTAGTCCAGACATAATGCTATCAGATAGATATGTTTGGGGCAATACAATTGAAATAGTTTTTGAGACAAGCTgctaaattaattttaaaaatcaATATAAATGTGATGCCTAGAGCCGGGTGTACTATCTGATCTCCTGACCTGAACAGGAGAAATGTACATCTTTATTTATTCCAGTGCCATGCATTAGCTATGACTAGGGCCACAAGATTTCCCTTCAGGAAAATCTCCTATCCCTGGTGAATCCCGTGTCCTTCACAGGAACAGTACTGCTGCCAGGTACCTCTCAGCTGACAGCCAGGGACATCCTCCACCGGCTGCAGACCTCCGGGGCCCGCTGTGTCATCACAGACGAGTCCCTGGCCCCCCTGCTCGATGCCGTGGCCTCTCAGTGCTCCAGCCTGCAGCACAAAATACTGGTGTCCCCCACcaagagagagggctggaagaACTTTGGAGATCTGGTGAGGTAAAGATAACTTAGGTCAGCAAAAATtccaaagacacttaaatatgtgtatgtgaccaatttgTTTTGGATGGGATCATAATGGCTCCAGTTCACTGTGTCTGATCTATTGGTTTGGTCTGAATGGGATCATAATGGCTCCAGTTCACTGTGTCTGATCTATTGGTTTGGTCTGAATGGGATCATAATGGCTCCAGTTCACTGTGTCTGATCTATTGGTTTGGTCTGGATGGGATCATAATGGCTCCAGTTCACTGTGTCTGATCTATCTACATCTTGCTTGTTACTTTCAGCATCTCTGTACTGACCAAACTCTCTCCATAGGAATGCGTCCAGCGACCATGAGTGTGTGAAGACTCGCAGTGATGACCCTATGACCATCTTCTTCACCAGTGGGACCACAGGGTCACCTAAGATGACCCAACACAGCCACAGCAGCTATGGGATAGGCCTCACTGTCAACGGAAGGTAGGTCCGACAACATTCATCTCAGTTAACATGTTTACAtagtctgtccacgagagattacTTCAACATCATCATAACCACTAACACAACACAACTATAACCATGCCACAACAACCATAACATAACCATAACCACGCCACAACCATAACATAATCACAACCATAACATAACCACAACCATAACATAATCACAACCATAACATAACCACAACCATAACATAATCACAACCATAACATAACCACGCCACAAAATCATAACATAATcacaaccataaccataacataATCACAACCACGCCACAACCATAACATAACCACATTCATAACATAATCACAACCATAACCACAACCACGCCACAACCATAACATAATCACAACCACGCCACAACCATAACATAATCACAACCACGCCACAACCATAACATAATCACAACCACGCCACAACCATAACCATGCCACAACCATAACATAATCACAACCACACCACAAAACCGTAACATAATCACAACCACGCCACAACCATAACATAACCATAACCATGCCACAACCATAACATAATCACAACCACACCACAAAACCGTAACATAATCACAACCATAACATAACCACAACCACGCCACAAAACCATAACATAACCACAACCATAACATAACCATAACATAACCATAACCACGCCACAACCATAACATAATCATAACCACGCCACAACCATAACATAATCACAACCACGCCACAACCAAAACATAATCACACCAtaacataaccataaccataCCACAACCATAGCATAATCACAACCATAACATAACCATAACATAATCACAACCATAACCACGCCACAAACATAGCATAAtcacaaccacaccacaaccaTAACATAATCACAACCATAACATAATCACAACTACGCCACAACCATAACATAATCACAACCATAACATAACCACGCCACAACCATAACATAATCACAACCATAACCTAACCATGCCACAACCATAACATGGGTTGAACTTAGATTGCACTGACTAATTGCTGTtgtgaaagcagcagctactcttcctggggtcacaCAAAACATGAAGCATGACATAATACCCATTGAACTGAACCCTAATTGGGGTTTATCTCtgtcctactccctccctcctggcTGTGTGGAGGTACTGGTTGGACCTGACGGAGAGGGATGTCTTGTGGAACACATCTGATACAGGCTGGGCCAAGTCTGCCTGGAGCAGTGTCTATGCCCCCTGGATCCAGGGAGCCTGTGTCTTCATCCACCATATGCCCCGCTTCGACAGTCACACTGtactggaggtgtgtgtgtgtgtgttcatacacCATATGGTCTGAAAACAACACCTATTCCCTTACATCTTTGATGTCAGCACATCTGAGGGAAGTTGATTGCTTCAGATCTGTAGGCACTGCATGTCCATTCTCACTCCATAGAACCCCTCTCTGTGTCTTCCACTGCATTTGACCACTAGAGGGCCCTGGATGTCCATTCTCACTCCATAGAACCCCTCTCTGTGTCTTCCACTGCATTTGACCACTAGAGGGCCCTGCATGTCCATTCTCACTCCATAGAACCCCTCTCTGTGTCTTCCACTGCATTTGACCACTAGAGGGCCCTGCATGTCCATTCTCACTCCATAGAACCCCTCTCTGTGTCTTCCACTGCATTTGACCACTAGAGGGCCCTGCATGTCCATTCCCACTCCATAGAACCCCTCTCTGTGTCTTCCACTGCATTTGACCACTAGAGGGCCCTGCATGTCCATTCTCACTCCATAGAACCCCTCTCTGTGTCTTCCACTGCATTTGACCACTAGAGGGCCCTGCATGTCCATTCCCACTCCATAGAACCCCTCTCTGTGTCTTCCACTGCATTTGACCACTAGAGGGCCCTGCATGTCCATTCTCACTCCATAGAACCCCTCTCTGTGTCTTCCACTGCATTTGACCACTAGAGGGCCCTGCATGTCCATTCCCACTCCATAGAACCCCTCTCTGTGTCTTCCACTGCATTTGACCACTAGAGGGCCCTGCATGTCCATTCTCACTCCATAGAATCCCTCTCTGTGTCTTCCACTGCATTTGACCACTAGAGGGCCCTGCATGTCCATTCCCACTCCATAGAACCCCTCTCTGTGTCTTCCACTGCATTTGACCACTAGAGGGCCCTGCATGTCCATTCTCACTCCATAGAACCCCTCTCTGTGTCTTCCACTGCATTTGACCACTAGAGGGCCCTGCATGTCCATTCCCACTCCATAGAACCCCTCTCCGTGTCTTCCACTGCATTTGACCACTAGAGGGCCCTGCATGTCCATTCTCACTCCATAGAACCCCTCTCTGTGTCTTCCACTGCATTTGACCACTAGAGGGCCCTGCATGTCCATTCTCACTCCATAGAACCCCTCTCTGTGTCTTCCACTGCATTTGACCACTAGAGGGCCCTGCATGTCCATTCTCACTCCATAGAACCCCTCTGTGCCTTCCACTGCAGGTGTGTCGTGGCTAGGTTGAATGTAGTGGGGAAATGTTGTTATTTCACGTGTTTTTCTTTGAAGACACTCTCCAGCTACCCCATATCCACATTCTGCACGGCTCCGACTGCTTATCGAATGCTAGTGCAAGAGGACATGTCCAGGTATTTGCTTACACACTGATTAAATAATGTATCCTTTTTAGATTACAACCAAATCGTTATTGACATCTGAGATCTCTTTTTTTTTGTCAGTTATAATTTCAGCAACTTGCAGCATTGTTTGTGTGCTGGTGAACCCATCAACCCAGAGGTgatggagaagtggaggagtgccACTGGACTGGACATCTACGAAGGATATGGACAAACTGAAACTGTGAGTTAAGCTAGTTGGAGGTGATAAAATGTTGCACCGAGAATGGGGTCTTAGTTTCTCTGTCATTTCACTTCCAGGTACTGATAGCTGGTACTTTTAAGGGCATGAAGATCAAAGCCGGGGCTTTTGGGAAGGCTTCACCAGAGTATGATGTGCAGGTATATGCAGTCAACAGACAACAGTGTAATGTGTGCTTAACCATCAACATGAATCAATGTGTAATCAATAAAGTTTCCACGTTTTGATACAAACTGCGGACATTGGCAGCATTTGTGTTCCTATCTCAGGTCGTAGATGAAGCCGGTAACGTCTTggccagaggagtggaggggaaccTTGGTATCAGAGTGAAACCACACAAGCCCTTTTCCCTGTTTACTGAATACACCGTATGTACGACCACTTCACTGCAAGTCAACTAGCCGCCTGGTCTCCCTGTCTGTTTTCTTCCAATAGCAATTAATGAAATATCCACATcattgatttttattttatttaacctttatttaaccaggcaagtcagttaagaacaaattcttctttacaatgacggcctaccccggaagacgctgggccagttgtacaccgccctgtgggactcccaatcacagctggttgtgatacagcctggattgattgattgactgactgactagtccTTCAATTTTGATATTGATTTGAACCTTCTGAAATACATTGAGACTTGTTTTGTTTTCTTGCATCTTAATATTGTAATATTTGTATCCACATGTATGCAGGGTGACCCTGATCGAACAGCAGAGTGCTATGTTGGGGACTTCTACCTGACTGGAGACAGGGGTGTCATGGATGAGGACGACTACTTGTGGTTCGTGGGTCGAGCTGATGACGTCATCCTGTCAGCTGGGTAACACTATGGTCGACTTCCTGCCCGACTAGATTTGCAGGCCTTgcattgcatcaaccaatggttgcgtgccacATCATCGACTGTGCAGTTGGGAATTAGATTGCTATGTCATTATGCTGCATTCGTAACCAAGTGAGAGGTGGGAATTTATCAGTTGTAAATACCAATTGGATGCGTTCACGTGCTTTGAACTTGTTGAGAAACCCCGATTGGCTAATGGCCAAATAGCTGATTAAACACTCAAATAAAAATACAGCTATCATGCTTGTAAACAACTTATGGTGTTCAAAAACTATATTAATACATTGtttttataaataatgttttgttgcATTTAACTGCCGAAAATGTTGTTATCGAGGTCATTTCCTTAGTAGGTGAGGTCAGGGGTCACTATGTGGGAGCTCAGGATGATAGTTTccaactagtctcccagtttTATGTGTAAATTCCCACTTTCCTCTTCATTACGAATGCAGCATTAGCTGACATGTTAAATACCTATCTAGGTGTTGTAAGATCTGCCATGTCTCAGCAATGTAGTCGGGCAGGAACTCAACCTATATCTAtacctatatctatatctatgggGCACAAATGTCAATTTAAAGTTCTTCTCAGTTGATGAATAAGCTCAATCTGAGTCTGGAAAACGTAACAAAAATGTTTAGTTGACTATCCCCCTATTCGCCCGGGACAAGTATTACTAGAGAACGTTGGTTATGTAATTATTACTCCAGAATGTCCGTTATTCCGAAGGACGATTCGGACAGGATTAGTGTTTTCCAAACTGCCCCCTGTATTTATGACTTGTTTTCAATAAATGGACAGTTATAACGGAAGCCTGGAGGTTTTTATTCTAGGTGTGAAGATATTGCAACATGTCCAGGTGATACCGGCACACTGATAACGCCAGCTTGGTTCCCAAGTTTCTAAACCAAACCAGCTTTGATGTAGTGTCGCCATAATATTTGAATTGAGGAAGTATCATCATAATCATTAGAATATATCAGCAATCTGTAGTACGTCCTAAATGCCCCCGAGCCTTCAGATGTGAGCTAAACAGTGCACGTGCACCTGAGATGTGTTTTAAGGCTATGGATGAGAAAGTTAATTTATCATTTCCAAATGTTTAGGTCAGTTCTATGCTGCTTTGCGATCTATTAACAGCAACTTTTGCTTCAAATAGGCCCAATATTTTTTTACAGATGCATTTGACAATATTCAATTCATAATCACAAAATATATAAACAAAAGCATTCACTGTGAAAGTTGATGATACATGTAGGACATTTATATATCACTTTATGCGCAGCACTTAGTTCAATTTATCCAATCAGTTATTGTTTTCTTGCTCAAACCGTGAGCGAGCAACACCTGTCAAACTCAGACATTTCTCAGGGATGTCGATTCGCACAGGACGAGCGTTATCCAAGGACCTTGGAGTTCGCCAAAAAACAGTAGGTTACTCTGGCTGGGATTGTTACTCTCCTGCCATGTAGAAATGACTGGCAGATTCGGACAGGACTAAAATTACAGATGTGGTGTTTTGTGCTCGTGCACATCATTACATTACACGACCTCCCCTAGTAAAACTAATCCTGTCTGAATAGGACTAAAGTCTGGGTTTGTATAGGTACCGTATTCGTAGTGAAACTAATCCTGTCTGAATAGGACTAAAGTCTGGGTTTGAATAGGTACTGTATTCGTAGTAAAACTAATCCTGTCTGAATAGGACTAAAGTCTGGGTTTGTATAGGTACTGTATTCGTAGTGAAACTAATCCTGTCTGAATAGGACTAAAGTCTGGGTTGTTTGTATAGGTACCGTATTCGTAGTGAAACTAATCCTGTCTGAATAGGGCTAAAGTCTGGGTTGGTTATTTAGGTACCGTATTCGTAGTGAAACTAATCCTGTCTGAATAGGGCTAAAGTCTGGGTTGGTTATTTAGGTACCGTATTCGTAGTAAAACTAATCCTGTCTGAATAGGGCTAAAGTCTGGGTTGGTTTAGGTACCGTATTTGTAGTGAAACTAATCCTGTCTGAATAGGGCTAAAGTCTGGGTTGGTTATTTAGGTACCGTATTCGTAATGAAACTAATCCTGTCTGAATAGGGCTAAAGTCTGGGTTGGTTATTTAGGTACCGTATTCGTAGTGAAACTAATCCTGTCTGAATAGGACTAAAGTCTGTGTTGTTTGTATAGGTACCGTATTCGTAGTGAAACTAATCCTGTCTGAATAGGACTAAAGTCTGCGTTTGAATAGGACTAAAGTCTGGGTTGGTTATTTAGGTACCGTATTCGTAGTGAAACTAATCCTGTCTGAATAGGACTAAAGTCTGGGTTTGAATAGGTACTGTATTCGTAGTGAAACTAATCCTGTCTGAATAGGACTAAAGTCCTAGTCTGGGTTTGTTTAGGTACCGTATTGGTCCATTTGAGGTGGAGAACGCTTTGATTGAACACCAGGCCGTGGCTGAGTCAGCCGTGGTCAGCAGCCCTGACCCTATCAGAGGAGAGGTACAGTATGGATGAATCAATCAAATCCATTAAAGTAATAGGTCATCCTCACCCAGAATCAAAGCAGTCAGATGATTTCAGAGCTAGGGACTATCTTGTTGGTTAGATCTCTATAAATGAACCTATATTTGCTTCAATCCCAAAATCATTCATAGCGACTGCACTAtaattgggctcccgagtggcgcagcggtcattccaggctgtatcacaactggccgtgattgggagtcccatagggcggcgcacaattgggccagcgtcgtccggtttaggggaggccgtcgttgtaaataagaatttgttcttcactgacttgccaagttaaataaaggttaaataaaggttacataaaggttaaTTAAAGGTTACATAAAACAACCCAGTTAATATGCCCTCCATCTTCCCAGGTTGTGAAGGCATTTGTTGTTCTAACAGCAGAGTACAAATCTCAAGACCAAGATCAACTTAAGAAAGAATTACAGACGTATGTGAAGAAAGTTACTGCACCGTACAAGTATCCACGCAAGGTAATTGTTATTCTTTTGTAAAGCTATTTATTGTTGGAAAAAAAAGCTTGATCAATATCTATTAGAAGGCAAAAAATAAGGTAATTTGACTTTTCTCGTCTTCACAGGTAGAGTTTGTGGAACAGCTACCAAAGACAGTTAGTGGTAAAATCAGGAGAGTGGAGCTCAGGAACAAAGAATGGGGAAGATCCTGAATGGGTTTGAGGATCATCTGTTTACCTTCTTATTGGAACAGTGAACAGAATATAGTCTGTTTCTTTCTTTTCCTACTAGCACAGACTTTGCTGATAACTACTGAATTGAGGAAAAATGTCCTTACTGTGAcggtgatatgtggttgtcccacctagctatcttaagatgaatgcactaactgtaagttgctctggataagagcgactGTTAAATGACTAAATTTAAAATGTGAAAATGAATCAAAACATCTGTGAAATGAATGGCACATGTCATTTTCTATTTGTCTCCGTCATTGCATGAATAGCTACTTCACACTGGTATGAAACTTGAAGAATAAACTTTTGATTCAATATAttacagcactgtgtgtgtgtgtgtgtgtgtgtgtgtgtgtgtgtgtgtgtgtgtgtgtgtgtgtgtgtgtgtgtgtgtgtgtgtgtgtgtgtgtgtgtgtgtgtgtgtgtgtgtgtgtgtgtgtgtgtgtgtgtgtgtgtgtgtgcgtgtgcgtgcgtgtgtgtgtgtgtgttattccatGAACAGCAGCAGTGATTTACTAGACAAATTAAGGCCCAAAGCAAAGTAATAATATTAAGGAAATCAACATCTATTTCTGTACAAACCTGTTTTGATTATCCAATGATCCTCGGAGGTCTTCTACTGAAGATTCTAGTTCACTGCATGTTCTGCTTCACACACTTGTTGGTGTTGATTACAGTGTGCAGTCCAGGTAGACCCCTGGGTACTGGAGCATACCACAGCCCACGCCCCAGGACACCACCCCTAACAGCATGGTACGACCCACCAGAGGCCAACCTGAGTCCCCCtacagaaaagagagactggCCCTGTGTGAATACTTTAATGCGATGTACATGTCTTTTCTCTCTTGTCTAGTTTCTAATCTGCAGGTCATTAGCTAAGTGGAAGCAAGATTTCCTATCTTATCTCAATCAGTACATCCTTCTCAGGGACTGGGCCATTGATTTAGTGGCGATCCATGATTCAAACTGAGTTTCCCAGTGTGTGAGTGGCCTGTACCTTGATCAACTGGTTTTATACGACGTGGGTCTGCAGATTTGGCCCTCCCGAATCTTTTGACCCCTCACCAACGATCCCTCACTGCCCAGGTCCACCGTCATCCTCTGACCCCTCACTGCCCAGGTCCACCGTCATCCTCTGACCCCTCACTGCCCAGATCCACCGTCATCCTCTGACCCCTCACTGCCCAGGTCCACCGTCATCCTCTGACCCCTCACTGCCCAGGTCCACCGTCATCCTCTGACCCCTCACTGCCCAGGTCCACCGTCATCCTCTGACCCCTCACTGCCCAGGTCCACCGCCATCCTCTGACCCCTCACTGTCCAGGTCCACCTTCATTCTCTGACCCCTCACCAACGAGCCCTCACTGCCCAGGTCCACCGTCATCCTCTGACCTCTCACCAACGATCCCTCACTGCCCAGGTCCACCGTCATCCTCTGATCCCTCACTGCCCAGGTCCACCGTCATCCTGGAGGGTCTTTGGGTTTGGAGAAAAGCATACCAGACTGTAGAGGGACTTGGAAAGTTAAGCTTGAACCAGTAACCTCCTGTGCCATAAATCCCAGTCCTCTTGGCAGGGACCATTCGATGCTATACATACAGACTCACGGTACATAGCAGTGTGCAGCAGAGAGGACCCAACGCAGACGAAACAGGGCTCCACCACACGGGGAGGTTTTCACACGGAACAAGCTGACTGCAATTACTCGCTTACATTTTTcgtatgtttttatttaacctttatataactaggcaagtcagttaagaacaaattcttctttacaatgacggcctaacccggacgatgctgggccaatggtgcgccgccctatgggactcccaatcacggccggatgtgacacagcc belongs to Oncorhynchus gorbuscha isolate QuinsamMale2020 ecotype Even-year linkage group LG22, OgorEven_v1.0, whole genome shotgun sequence and includes:
- the acsm3 gene encoding acyl-coenzyme A synthetase ACSM3, mitochondrial isoform X1, producing the protein MRAIGKVSFQLKALSIFPSNCKCQIHGHRVSPPQNFTGYESIKQQYSPQIPEYFNFAEDVLDVWAEKEKKGEKGSNPAFWWVNDRKQEVRWSFEELGFHSRRLANVLSGACGLNQQDRVFLVLPRVPEWWLVNVACLRTGTVLLPGTSQLTARDILHRLQTSGARCVITDESLAPLLDAVASQCSSLQHKILVSPTKREGWKNFGDLVRNASSDHECVKTRSDDPMTIFFTSGTTGSPKMTQHSHSSYGIGLTVNGRYWLDLTERDVLWNTSDTGWAKSAWSSVYAPWIQGACVFIHHMPRFDSHTVLETLSSYPISTFCTAPTAYRMLVQEDMSSYNFSNLQHCLCAGEPINPEVMEKWRSATGLDIYEGYGQTETVLIAGTFKGMKIKAGAFGKASPEYDVQVVDEAGNVLARGVEGNLGIRVKPHKPFSLFTEYTGDPDRTAECYVGDFYLTGDRGVMDEDDYLWFVGRADDVILSAGYRIGPFEVENALIEHQAVAESAVVSSPDPIRGEVVKAFVVLTAEYKSQDQDQLKKELQTYVKKVTAPYKYPRKVEFVEQLPKTVSGKIRRVELRNKEWGRS
- the acsm3 gene encoding acyl-coenzyme A synthetase ACSM3, mitochondrial isoform X2 is translated as MRAIGKVSFQLKALSIFPSNCKCQIHGHRVSPPQNFTGYESIKQQYSPQIPEYFNFAEDVLDVWAEKEKKGEKGSNPAFWWVNDRKQEVRWSFEELGFHSRRLANVLSGACGLNQQDRVFLVLPRVPEWWLVNVACLRTGTVLLPGTSQLTARDILHRLQTSGARCVITDESLAPLLDAVASQCSSLQHKILVSPTKREGWKNFGDLVRNASSDHECVKTRSDDPMTIFFTSGTTGSPKMTQHSHSSYGIGLTVNGRYWLDLTERDVLWNTSDTGWAKSAWSSVYAPWIQGACVFIHHMPRFDSHTVLETLSSYPISTFCTAPTAYRMLVQEDMSSYNFSNLQHCLCAGEPINPEVMEKWRSATGLDIYEGYGQTETVLIAGTFKGMKIKAGAFGKASPEYDVQGDPDRTAECYVGDFYLTGDRGVMDEDDYLWFVGRADDVILSAGYRIGPFEVENALIEHQAVAESAVVSSPDPIRGEVVKAFVVLTAEYKSQDQDQLKKELQTYVKKVTAPYKYPRKVEFVEQLPKTVSGKIRRVELRNKEWGRS